From the genome of Rhodothermales bacterium, one region includes:
- a CDS encoding TonB-dependent receptor — MKTHSYIPGPSTSRRGRILLLALGLLVGTASQALAQGSIRGTVIDAGSKEPLVGVNVIVVGTTLGAASDLDGGYVIPNLRPGEYSVRFSIIGFETKQFTGIRVADGQATELSTELSEAILSTDEEIVIIGEKPLLDVEQSSSTATVSQEQLQAAPLRDVQAVVATQAGVTRDPTGLYIRGGRADETGFIVDGVSAKDPLAGTGFGLDIGSNAFSQVEVTTGGIGAEFGDVTSGVVSVETQEGGDRFAGFFSHKRDNLGDLNETWDANFKEELYEFNLGGPLVRGKLRFFTTGQVQISDGFTRETATPEILRSSTVDSDFFTPRTGNRWNGLLKLTYEVAPGKKIQGAYSRSLTINQNTRMLQVTGNEAVIQPGFQYAFIAQPDNANTYTHDNIIAYLKWSHVLNTQSFYDVQVSRLFTTLRADANGRPWRPTNVDTELDPESIVTYPATLFVDADGNPIDPDALFVLPGPGLFNNGGIATRFHDHFAEEWTVRGTYTRLSANKNNRLNGGLEWKVNDYQWIDIVRPWVGAPIGDSDAGSQTNRLGESSDIWRVKPQRGAFFLTQQIRYRGLIANLGARLEYWAPGKYVDDLIDDPLAPILAGVREDYKDETVKMLGLRYKVRLLPKVRVSFPIQENRVLFFNYGHSTKIPHPTFVYTGLDPFFQDRSFFADLGNPNLNPEVDISYELGLRNQFSSNDVFNITAFWRDKFDFITIENVIVPDATGRDVTRAFRVNGDFARIRGLEASYLKRFGDWFTGQLSGSFSRATGLSSTNNDALAQFLARGDIENTFETPLAWDRPLDMKASVTFSYDEPEPLMGIPGINRFKVYLASTFRSGQRYTPVEFKGRQINPFTGAQDWRPIYEESQDPAERYSKIGSPWWWFDLNIQRAVPLGKSDLMMTLEVTNLFNQLNSIIVNPVTGKGYEPLDTRNTNFAALREDRSLDVPVGVRDPRFEDPFTSGLPPFNPARFLAQRHIMFGLSYRF; from the coding sequence TTGAAAACGCATTCGTACATACCCGGTCCATCCACGAGCCGGCGCGGTCGCATCCTGCTTCTCGCGCTCGGGTTGCTGGTGGGCACGGCATCCCAGGCACTGGCCCAGGGATCGATTCGCGGCACCGTCATCGACGCCGGCTCGAAAGAGCCGCTCGTGGGCGTGAACGTCATCGTCGTCGGCACCACACTCGGCGCGGCGTCGGATCTGGACGGCGGTTATGTCATCCCCAACCTGCGCCCGGGCGAATATTCCGTCCGCTTCTCCATCATCGGGTTTGAGACGAAGCAATTCACCGGCATCCGCGTGGCCGACGGACAGGCGACCGAACTGAGCACGGAGCTGTCGGAAGCGATCCTGTCGACCGACGAAGAGATCGTGATCATCGGCGAGAAGCCGCTGCTGGACGTGGAGCAGTCGTCGAGCACGGCGACCGTGTCCCAGGAACAGCTGCAGGCGGCGCCGCTGCGCGACGTGCAGGCCGTCGTGGCGACGCAGGCCGGCGTGACGCGCGACCCCACCGGCCTCTACATCCGCGGCGGCCGGGCGGACGAGACCGGGTTTATCGTGGACGGCGTCTCGGCGAAAGATCCGCTCGCCGGCACCGGCTTCGGGCTGGATATCGGTTCGAACGCCTTCAGCCAGGTTGAAGTCACCACCGGCGGCATCGGCGCGGAGTTCGGGGATGTGACGTCGGGCGTCGTGTCCGTCGAAACCCAGGAGGGCGGCGACCGCTTCGCCGGCTTCTTCTCGCACAAGCGCGACAACCTCGGCGACCTGAACGAGACGTGGGACGCCAACTTCAAGGAAGAACTCTACGAGTTCAACCTCGGCGGCCCGCTGGTGCGCGGCAAGCTCCGCTTCTTCACCACCGGCCAGGTGCAGATTTCGGACGGCTTCACCCGCGAGACCGCGACGCCGGAAATCCTGCGCTCGTCGACGGTGGATTCGGACTTCTTCACGCCCCGTACGGGCAACCGCTGGAACGGGCTGCTCAAGCTCACCTACGAGGTCGCCCCGGGCAAGAAGATCCAGGGTGCCTACTCGCGTTCGCTGACGATCAACCAGAACACCCGCATGCTCCAGGTGACGGGCAACGAGGCCGTGATCCAGCCGGGATTCCAGTATGCGTTCATCGCACAGCCGGATAACGCGAACACGTACACGCACGACAACATCATCGCGTACCTGAAGTGGTCGCACGTGCTCAACACCCAGTCGTTTTACGACGTGCAGGTGAGCCGGCTCTTCACGACCCTCCGCGCCGACGCAAACGGCCGGCCGTGGCGCCCGACGAACGTCGACACCGAGCTGGACCCCGAGAGCATCGTCACCTATCCCGCCACCCTGTTCGTCGACGCCGACGGCAACCCGATCGACCCGGACGCCCTCTTCGTCCTCCCCGGGCCGGGGCTTTTCAACAACGGCGGCATCGCGACGCGCTTCCACGACCATTTCGCGGAGGAATGGACCGTGCGCGGCACGTACACGCGCCTGTCGGCCAACAAAAACAACCGGCTCAACGGCGGCCTCGAGTGGAAGGTCAACGATTACCAGTGGATCGACATCGTGCGTCCCTGGGTGGGCGCCCCGATCGGCGACAGCGACGCCGGCTCGCAGACCAACCGCCTCGGCGAAAGCTCGGACATCTGGCGGGTGAAGCCCCAGCGCGGGGCGTTTTTCCTCACCCAGCAGATCCGGTACCGCGGCCTCATCGCCAACCTCGGCGCGCGTCTCGAATACTGGGCGCCCGGCAAGTATGTGGACGACCTGATCGACGACCCGCTGGCTCCGATCCTCGCCGGCGTGCGCGAGGACTACAAGGACGAAACGGTCAAGATGCTCGGGCTCCGCTACAAGGTCCGCCTCCTGCCCAAGGTCCGCGTCTCGTTCCCGATCCAGGAGAACCGCGTCCTCTTCTTCAACTACGGGCACTCGACCAAAATCCCGCACCCGACCTTCGTCTACACCGGGCTCGATCCCTTCTTCCAGGACCGCTCCTTCTTCGCCGATCTCGGCAACCCGAACCTGAATCCGGAGGTCGACATCTCCTACGAACTGGGGCTCCGCAACCAGTTCTCCAGCAACGACGTGTTCAACATCACGGCGTTCTGGCGCGACAAGTTCGACTTCATCACCATCGAAAACGTCATCGTGCCGGACGCCACCGGCCGCGACGTCACCCGCGCCTTCCGCGTCAACGGCGACTTCGCCCGCATCCGCGGCCTCGAGGCCAGCTACCTGAAACGCTTCGGCGACTGGTTCACCGGGCAGCTTTCCGGCTCCTTCTCGCGCGCGACCGGCCTCAGTTCGACCAACAACGACGCGCTCGCCCAGTTTCTGGCGCGCGGCGACATCGAAAACACGTTCGAGACGCCGCTGGCGTGGGACCGCCCGCTCGACATGAAGGCCAGCGTGACGTTCTCCTACGACGAGCCCGAGCCGCTCATGGGCATCCCCGGCATCAACCGGTTCAAGGTGTACCTCGCGTCCACGTTCCGAAGCGGCCAGCGCTATACCCCGGTCGAGTTCAAGGGCCGGCAGATCAATCCGTTCACCGGTGCGCAGGACTGGCGGCCGATTTACGAGGAGTCCCAAGACCCCGCCGAGCGCTATTCGAAGATCGGCTCGCCGTGGTGGTGGTTCGACCTGAACATCCAGCGGGCCGTGCCGCTCGGGAAATCGGATCTGATGATGACCCTCGAGGTCACCAACCTGTTTAATCAGCTGAACAGCATCATCGTGAACCCGGTGACGGGCAAGGGCTACGAGCCGCTCGACACGCGGAACACCAACTTTGCCGCGCTCCGGGAGGACCGCAGCCTCGATGTCCCGGTCGGCGTGCGCGATCCGCGTTTCGAGGATCCGTTCACGTCCGGCCTGCCGCCGTTCAACCCGGCCCGATTCCTGGCGCAGCGCCACATCATGTTTGGCCTGTCATACCGATTCTAG